The Armatimonadota bacterium genomic sequence GATCAGCAGATCGGTCGGCTGCTGAAGCCGCCAGTTCAGCATCATGGCTTCTGCGACCTCTGCATCTTTTCTCTTATACGCTTCATGTTGCCCTGCGCAGCCCCGTCGTTAGGAGCAATCTTCAAGAGTCGCTCCCAAGCGGCTAGCGCCTTTGCAAACTGATTAGTGCGCTCGTAGCTATGCGCCAGCAACCGAAACACGACGCCCTCCGCGCCCGGTTTCGAGGCTGCCATCTCGGCATACTTGACGGCTTGGGCGTAATCCTTGCGCTGGTAGAAGTGATAGGCCGCGTCATAGAAGGCGTCCGACAGACCTGGATTTTCCTTCATGTTGCGCTCGTATACCTTCACAGCCTCGGAGTGCCGCCCATTGCTCGAAAGGATCCAGCCCAGAGTCGAATAGCGCTCGGTATTCTTCGGATCGATCTCGATCAAGAAGAAAAGCATCCCCATCATCCAATGGTGGTAGCCGTTGTGCCAGCAATAATCGACGCTGATCGTTATCTGCTCCTCTACGCGCTCGTTGATAAAACCAAGCTTGGCCAATGTCAAGGCTGGCGGTTTCTGTTGGGCAAGCAGGCAGGAGACGACCGCTATCGAGAATAATAAGAATAGAGAGACGCGCCAACGAAATGCGCTCATGCTCTTTATTTTGACACAACGAGCGCAGGGAATGGAGGGAAACATGGACGAGCCGACTAAACGTTCGAACGAACTTGAGCAGGCGATGTCGAAGATTCTGGTCGTGGGAGGAGGCGGCGTGCTCGGCCTCTTTCTTGGATGGCTGGTCGTCAAGTATGGCGACTGGTTTCAGCATATAGGCTGGCTGTTGGTGATCGGCGGCGGTGCGGCCTTGCTTTACGCAATCTATGGCTACCTTCAAACGCGCAGCATTCCGAGCTTTCCGGTTACTTGCCCCTATTGCAACCAAGACACTGAGTTCACCGCGCCTCCAGTCCGCGACTTTGCATGCGACCACTGCATGAAACTGGTGCAGATCGAGAACGGCAAGGTGGTCGATGCAAAGCAGATTAAGTGCCCCAATTGCGGCTCTATGCAGCGCATTTCTGCCCGAGCGACAACCGGCATCTGCGAAGAGTGCAATCGCGAGATGAACGTTTCGAAAGCGCAGCGGGTTGTCGCCGTGGATGAGAATGCGCCTCACGAATTGGTGCTGACGGGCGTTGGC encodes the following:
- a CDS encoding tetratricopeptide repeat protein; the encoded protein is MSAFRWRVSLFLLFSIAVVSCLLAQQKPPALTLAKLGFINERVEEQITISVDYCWHNGYHHWMMGMLFFLIEIDPKNTERYSTLGWILSSNGRHSEAVKVYERNMKENPGLSDAFYDAAYHFYQRKDYAQAVKYAEMAASKPGAEGVVFRLLAHSYERTNQFAKALAAWERLLKIAPNDGAAQGNMKRIREKMQRSQKP